GGTGATGCTAAAGCCGGGCTTGAAATTCTGGAACATCGTAAGTTGTATCGTGATAACGGTAAGGATTCACGTAGGTTGGCCTGGCGGTTATGCCGGCCTGTTCCGCGTATGGAAGAAGGGAAGGCGTTGGCTGCTACCGGTTGTGTATCATCAATGATGGATATTAGTGATGGGTTAATACAGAGCTTAGGATTGTTATCGCGGAGTAATGATGTAGGGTTTGAAGTTAACCTCAACGCGTTACCGGTATCCCCGGAGTTAAATACCTGGTGTCACAGGAATAAGCGTGATGTTTACGCTTATGCAGTGCCTGGCGGGGAGGAGTATGAACTTCTCTTTTCTGTGAATGAAAAATGTGTGGGTAAGTTTAGCAATAAATGCCCGGTGTATAAACCGTTTGCGCGGGCGGTTAAGCGTAAAGGAATAAGGTTTGTGATGGATAACGGTATTGCCGAAGAAAAAAGGTTTTATGGGTACGAAGCGTTTAATAAGAAAAAGTAGTAACAAAAAAGTTTTTTGTTCATCTTCTGCTGGTGTAACCGAAAAAATAGCGGTAGTACTATCTAAAGTGTTGCCAAAAAAGGGTAATGTCGTAATCCTTTTTTTTGGGGGGTTGGGGTATGGCAAGACAACGTTTATCCGGGGATTAGTGAAAGGTTTGGGGTTAAACTCCGGGGTTGCAAGCCCGACCTTCAAGCTTGTTAATGTATACAAAACCCGCTGCAGGATAGTATACCACCTTGACCTCTATAGGCTTACCACAGTGGATGATGTTTTGTCAGTAGGGTATGAAGATATTATTACATCCCCGCATGTTGTTGCTATTGAATGGGCGGAAAAGTTTGAGGATATTTATCCGAAGGAACGTATTGAAGTGCGGTTGATGTATGTATCGCCGGAACAAAGAAAAGTTGTGGTAAAAACCTGTGGGCTGATGTATAACGGGTTACTGACAAAGCTTACCTCTAAACTGGAAGTTGGGAAAGTATGACAACAAATGTTGTGGTATTGGGGATAGAAACCGCGGGGAGTAACTGCGGGATTGCCGTAGTGAAAAACGGGAGTGTGCTAAAAAAAAGTAATATTTTTGCCGGGCAAAGTCATAGCGCTATTATTATTCCGCTTATCACCGGATTATTGAAGAAAACAAAGTTATCTTTAAGAAAGATTGATGTTATTGCTGTCGATGCAGGCCCGGGAAGTTTTACGGGTTTACGTATTGGCGTTTCTATTGCGCGTATGCTTGCGCAGGGTATCGGTGCTCGTGCTGTGGGAGTAGGATCGCTTGATGCGTTGGCGTATGAACAACAACAGCGTGGGGACTGTACCACATATATTTGCGTACCTGTGATTAACAGTATACGCTGTGATGTATACTACAAAACGTGTATTCTCCGGAAGGGTAAGGCCGCTAAAGTATCAAGAATTAAATTACAGGATATTAACCTTGCATGTGAAGATATTATTAGAAGCTGTAATGCATCAGGGATAAAGAAGGTTGTGTTTACCGGTCCCGGGGTGGGGAAGTATGAGGATATTATCCGTAACAATATGAAAGCGTTGGATGTTGAACTTCACCCATGCGGGTATCCCCGTGCGGAAAGTGTTGCGGTTATCGGCAGCCGGTATGTTTTTACATATAAAAATGGTTTTGGGTATACCGCACTGAAACCTGTATATATTCAACAACCCGTAGCGGTCGAGAGGTTGAAAAAGTTACTTTGAGGAATAACGATGAGGTTATACGCTTATCCATAGAGGAAGAGTTGGTTTTCCGTAGGATGGAATTACGGGATATCGACGAGGTTGCGGTGATTGAAAGCGCGTCGTTTACCAGCCCGTGGACCCGCGGGATGTTTGAGTCTGAACTCGGGATCGGGTATTCTTATTTCTATGTCGGTATTTTACGGGTTAGCGGAATTGAACGTATCGATGTGGTGGGTTATACCGGTTTTTGGGCGGTGGTTAATGAAGGGCATATCCTTAATTTTGCGGTACACCCGCAGTACCGCCGGCGCCGTATCGGGGTTAATATGATAAACTATACGCTCACCCGTATGCGCGGGTTGGGGTTGAATGTTGCGTATCTTGAAGTACGGGAAGGTAATACTGCAGCAAAGGTGCTATATCAAATTGCGGGATTTATTGTTACGGGCTTACGTAAAAGTTATTATAGCGACGGTGAGAATGCTGTTGTTATGAAGAAGGAGTTGTAGTGCTAATATTGTTTTTGGTAGTAGTATTGCTGAGCGTACCTTCGGTAAGCGCTGTGGGTGCGGTGGCGCCACAGCAAGCTAAAAATGTAAGTATTGCCGTAAAAGGTAATGTCGCGTATGTTCATTACCTCCAGGGTGTGTTATCCCAAAATTCAGGGAAAGTTGAAGGCGCAATTTCTGCGTTCAAGAAAGCTGCGGAGCTTGATCCTGAGAATGCGTTTTTGCGGGTTGAACTTCTGCGTACATACATTGCATTAGGGCGGATGGATGAAGCTATACGTGAAGGTGAAAGTGCGATACGGGAAATACCCGGGAATCCCGGGATTATGTCCATTCTTGCGGAAGCGTATTTTTACCGCGGGGATTATGCTAATGCACTAACAATGTTTGATGAAGTTATAAAGCTTGATCCTGGGAATGCTGAGGCTGTGATGTACCTCGCGATGTTGGAACTCGAAAAAAAGCCGCAGCGGGCGGTGGAGTTGTATAAACAGTATTTAGCGTCTAACCCCGAGGATGTTGAGGTCCTGCAAAAACTT
This region of Elusimicrobiota bacterium genomic DNA includes:
- the tsaB gene encoding tRNA (adenosine(37)-N6)-threonylcarbamoyltransferase complex dimerization subunit type 1 TsaB, which encodes MTTNVVVLGIETAGSNCGIAVVKNGSVLKKSNIFAGQSHSAIIIPLITGLLKKTKLSLRKIDVIAVDAGPGSFTGLRIGVSIARMLAQGIGARAVGVGSLDALAYEQQQRGDCTTYICVPVINSIRCDVYYKTCILRKGKAAKVSRIKLQDINLACEDIIRSCNASGIKKVVFTGPGVGKYEDIIRNNMKALDVELHPCGYPRAESVAVIGSRYVFTYKNGFGYTALKPVYIQQPVAVERLKKLL
- the tsaE gene encoding tRNA (adenosine(37)-N6)-threonylcarbamoyltransferase complex ATPase subunit type 1 TsaE, producing the protein MGTKRLIRKSSNKKVFCSSSAGVTEKIAVVLSKVLPKKGNVVILFFGGLGYGKTTFIRGLVKGLGLNSGVASPTFKLVNVYKTRCRIVYHLDLYRLTTVDDVLSVGYEDIITSPHVVAIEWAEKFEDIYPKERIEVRLMYVSPEQRKVVVKTCGLMYNGLLTKLTSKLEVGKV
- the rimI gene encoding ribosomal protein S18-alanine N-acetyltransferase; the encoded protein is MRNNDEVIRLSIEEELVFRRMELRDIDEVAVIESASFTSPWTRGMFESELGIGYSYFYVGILRVSGIERIDVVGYTGFWAVVNEGHILNFAVHPQYRRRRIGVNMINYTLTRMRGLGLNVAYLEVREGNTAAKVLYQIAGFIVTGLRKSYYSDGENAVVMKKEL